The following are from one region of the Pseudomonadota bacterium genome:
- a CDS encoding putative metal-binding motif-containing protein, with the protein MLSTMKVLLAGVFAVALAAVACEGGGGEGGFTPGTDSDSDGDTDSDTDADTDVDSDSDTDSDTDSDTDTDSDTDSDSDADGGTDADSDSDTDPPAECTDADGDGWCLPFDCDDTNPDVYPGAIEDDGNGYDDDCDGAIDEPPWQELDLDGDGYSTIDGDCDDGNEFVNPEAIEDLGEDETGDGVDNDCDGSTDEVETCACGGTGNEITNLVCAIDVCIYEWESLFYFGGSMASPSGVTAGTMLDPATQAVTKFGTPANLNARKNGSYTLLSSGTALQTTGGRSTSLAGSSYTDPWDTSTAYDAVELVLSLRAPSNALGFSFDYIFFSAEYDDFIGTTFNDKFYAIMNGPSTGSVDDVINFTACRDTASGGYYDFIDSAACPTHPYGHCCYIAVNNSYSECCWYGGCPSGYSDFSIAGTGFSCASSSGTDSSAYGSSTEWLMTTAAVLPGESFQLRFHVHDTGDHIYDSEVIIDNFRWHTQPVEPGTHPIE; encoded by the coding sequence ATGCTCTCGACGATGAAGGTTCTGCTCGCCGGGGTTTTCGCAGTGGCGCTCGCCGCGGTCGCGTGCGAGGGCGGCGGCGGCGAGGGAGGGTTCACGCCCGGCACCGACTCGGACTCGGACGGCGACACGGATTCGGATACCGACGCCGACACGGATGTCGATTCGGACTCGGACACGGATTCGGACACGGATTCGGACACGGATACGGATTCGGACACGGATTCGGACTCGGACGCCGACGGCGGCACGGACGCGGACTCCGACTCCGACACCGATCCGCCCGCGGAGTGCACGGACGCGGACGGCGACGGCTGGTGCCTGCCGTTCGACTGCGACGATACGAACCCGGACGTCTACCCGGGCGCGATCGAGGATGACGGGAACGGCTACGACGACGACTGCGACGGCGCGATCGACGAGCCGCCGTGGCAGGAGCTCGACCTCGACGGTGACGGCTACTCGACGATCGACGGCGATTGCGACGACGGGAACGAGTTCGTCAACCCGGAGGCCATCGAGGATCTCGGCGAGGACGAGACGGGTGACGGCGTCGACAACGACTGCGACGGCTCGACCGACGAGGTGGAGACGTGCGCGTGCGGCGGCACCGGCAACGAGATCACGAACCTCGTGTGCGCCATCGACGTCTGCATCTACGAGTGGGAGAGCCTGTTCTACTTCGGCGGGAGCATGGCGAGCCCGAGCGGCGTCACGGCCGGCACGATGCTCGATCCGGCCACGCAGGCCGTGACCAAGTTCGGCACCCCGGCGAACCTCAACGCGAGGAAGAACGGCTCGTACACCCTCTTGTCGAGCGGCACGGCGCTCCAGACCACGGGCGGGCGGTCGACCTCGCTGGCCGGCTCGTCGTACACGGACCCGTGGGACACGAGCACCGCGTACGACGCCGTCGAGCTCGTGCTCTCCCTGCGCGCGCCGTCGAACGCGCTCGGCTTCTCGTTCGACTACATCTTCTTCTCGGCGGAGTACGACGACTTCATCGGGACGACGTTCAACGACAAGTTCTACGCGATCATGAACGGCCCCTCGACCGGCAGCGTGGACGACGTCATCAACTTCACGGCGTGCCGCGACACCGCGTCCGGCGGGTACTACGACTTCATCGACTCGGCCGCGTGCCCGACCCACCCGTACGGCCACTGCTGCTACATCGCCGTCAACAACTCCTACTCGGAGTGCTGCTGGTACGGCGGCTGCCCCTCCGGCTACTCGGACTTCAGCATCGCCGGGACCGGCTTCTCCTGCGCGTCGAGCTCCGGCACCGACAGCTCGGCGTACGGTTCCTCCACGGAGTGGCTGATGACGACCGCCGCGGTCCTGCCGGGCGAGTCGTTCCAGCTCCGGTTCCACGTCCACGACACCGGCGACCACATCTACGACTCCGAGGTGATCATCGACAACTTCCGCTGGCACACCCAGCCGGTCGAGCCCGGCACCCACCCGATCGAGTAG